The following DNA comes from Nocardioides panzhihuensis.
GGCCCGCGCAGCGCACCGGATCTGCTCGGGGTCGGCCCAGGCGGGAGTGTCACCCGCGAGGCTGAGGACACGCGCCACCTCCTTGTCGTCACCGCGCAGCGGGCCGATGACGCCGGTGAGATAGGCCCAAGCCGTCGTGGCGAGGAAGGCGACCGCCATGAGCGTGCCGACGACCACGAACCAGCGCAGCGCCAGACGTACGGCCCGGCCGCGGTCGCGCCGCCGCCGCGGCATTGGCGGCAGCCCGAGCCGTCGCCGGCGGGCGTCCTCGGCCGCCGCGTTGGCGAGCTCGGTCGGTTTCGGGCGTTGCTGAGCGGTGTTTCCGGTGGGGTCGGACATCTCACTCTTCCTCGAGAAGGGTCAGCGAGGATCGTAGAGGGTGGCCCTTTGCCGAATAGCCCTGCCACTCCCTCCAGGGGTCTCGACGACGCGGACTACTGCTTCCACCTCGCCGCGGTATTCAACAGCCGGTCGATGGAGCCGCGGGTCCTCGTCGTCGCCACGCCACCGGTGGCCCGTTCCATCTCGAAGGTGGGGCTCCCCGCGGAGTTGCGGGGTTTGCGGATCAGGCACAGGGCGATCCCGTCTCCGATGTGCAGCACGTCGACGTCGTCTTTGGAGTTGGTCCACGGCAATGACCAACTCGGCTCCTTGCCGCCCTGGAAGATCGTCACGGTCTCGCGGTACGTATGGGGGGACTGGTGCTTCTCGAACACCCCCAGCGCAAGCACGCGTTCCAGATCTGTCAGCGGCCTCACGATGGCTGCGTCGTCGTACCCCGCCGCGGCCACCAGCTCGCTGGCTGCCTGAGCCACAACTCGCTCGGGGTTCTCGGCCTCCAACAACACCGT
Coding sequences within:
- a CDS encoding DUF1697 domain-containing protein produces the protein MHVVFYRNLNLGHTGSPNREQLEGALDRGGASRVKSFQTNGTVLLEAENPERVVAQAASELVAAAGYDDAAIVRPLTDLERVLALGVFEKHQSPHTYRETVTIFQGGKEPSWSLPWTNSKDDVDVLHIGDGIALCLIRKPRNSAGSPTFEMERATGGVATTRTRGSIDRLLNTAARWKQ